The Centroberyx gerrardi isolate f3 chromosome 7, fCenGer3.hap1.cur.20231027, whole genome shotgun sequence genome contains a region encoding:
- the brd4 gene encoding bromodomain-containing protein 4 isoform X3, producing MDYKMHAKSNDLLDFQKLDALLEKIAHSVSVKRESSEECNGISGALSVESVPGPRLNWCPANTATPAPAPAPAPAPAPGPEPTPNPVRMGDGLDAAQMSGSSSSQGQPPTQPHSSATLIVPEYINTNRPKRQTNQLQYLLKVVLKSLWKHQFSWPFQSPVDAAKLNLPDYYTIIKCPMDMGTIKKRLENSYYWNAQECIQDFSTMFTNCYIYNKPGDDIVLMAEALEKLFLQKVSEMPEQETEIVVMTGKGRGRGRREGGLNLKPGPIIDPSSTTPQTRGLSNLSAAPQTRGPVQGPPSLPPQPMMQALPPRVPPTLPSHAPQLGAPYSLGPSDCTPQVPIMTSVPPPTQTPLPPTSIQSTAPMLQNPVPMTKQRKSQKRKADTTTPTANDQLSESSPAESKSGKTLPRRESARPSKLIKKDAPDSQHHMGMGMGLSGPSGGHSPKPQDQLGYCASLVRDMLSKKHAAYAWPFYKPVDVATLGLHDYHDIIKHPMDLSTIKVKLENRQYREAQEFAADVRLMFSNCYKYNPPDHEVVAMARKLQDVFEMRFAKMPDEPESKPLVSAPAPTLHHPAPVKPLPPLGRVASSSDSSSDSSSESESSTDDSEEERAQRLAELQEQLKAVHEQLAALSQPQASKPKRKEKEKKEKKKEKHKKKGGGMPGLVDEIQEATPVPQLSKKTKTSNNSNKELVPKKKSSKKEGLKNNHPSILQPVPNLEDDVGAAGSSATGEKCKPMSYEEKRQLSLDINKLPGDKLGRVVHIIQSREPSLKNSNPDEIEIDFETLKPSTLRELERYVSSCLRKKKKVPVEKPMEALAASKKAGSSSESSGSSSDSEAEETGMVPKQQKKKGLSVKEGKKTHPHIQGGPAVQAGLHPQAPGLQPSGQMKQHQQHQPSPAGFMAPPVAALESSQMLENSFDSLPHFGQPLMHLPHHAGNSSSPARPHLNAHSAAGPVSPETHPFLNQHPVLPSPALHNALPQQPSRPSHKAAPLPPKPPQQQPAPPQQQPTLQQQQQQQQQQLQPQSAPPPQHQLPSHILHPPQPLHQRPLSPPTLTPQGLLSSQPPQMLLEDDEEPGPPLPLSHVQLYLQQLQQGRQPQQPMQSLQAQARQQQQQQPGQAPLLQSVQVQSQLSSQPSLPPPQLSVQSQAQSAPSHQAQPQQMPPHQARHMQHTQQQQQQLSYPGQAGQSQGSQHKVSMPASKAQQIIQQQQQQQPSPRQIKADPYNTGHLRDNPSPLMMHSPQLPQYPPVAHQSPPHNMQPKKQRAPMSHVVSKEEKLPPSPVMRGEPFNPAMRPDHHKHPDNKPSQPGHGQQNVKPMDSSRPVIRSSEPSGPPSSLLDKDKFKQESKAPVAPKKDVKLKNMGSWASLAHKSTSAPSSAVKSSSDSFEQFRRAAREKEEREKALKAQAEQAEKDRLRREQEKLRGRDEEDVMEPSRRVHEEPRRRLEQQHIQAPSQQQQQQQQQQQEPPPAAVQQPPQPPTPPQPAAQNPLDQQRELARRREQERRRREAMAATIDMNFQSDLMAIFEENLF from the exons ATGGATTACAAGATGCATGCCAAGTCAAACGATTTGCTGGATTTTCAGAAACTGGATGCCCTTCTGGAAAAAATTGCACATTCGGTCTCTGTGAAAAG AGAGTCCAGTGAGGAGTGCAATGGGATCAGCGGTGCTCTGTCAGTGGAGTCTGTGCCGGGGCCAAGACTGAACTGGTGTCCTGCCAACACCGCCACCCCTGcccctgctccagctccagctccagctcccgcCCCGGGACCCGAGCCCACGCCCAACCCTGTTAGGATGGGGGACGGCCTGGACGCTGCGCAGAtgtcaggcagcagcagcagccaggggCAGCCCCCCACCCAGCCCCACAGCAGCGCTACCCTCATAGTCCCAGAGTACATCAACACCAACCGGCCCAAGCGCCAGACCAATCAGCTGCAGTACCTGCTCAAAGTGGTGCTGAAGTCCCTCTGGAAGCACCAGTTTTCCTGGCCCTTCCAGTCACCAGTGGACGCAGCCAAGCTTAACCTGCCT GACTATTACACAATAATCAAATGTCCTATGGACATGGGAACAATCAAGAAAAGGCTTGAGAACAGTTACTACTGGAATGCCCAAGAATGTATCCAAGACTTCAGCACGATGTTTACCAACTGCTACATATACAACAAG CCTGGAGATGACATAGTCTTAATGGCTGAGGCACTGGAGAAGCTTTTCCTCCAAAAGGTCTCAGAAATGCCTGAGCAAGAGACTGAGATTGTTGTCATGACAGGCAAGGGACGTGGCCGGGGCCGGCGGGAAGGAG GTCTGAACTTGAAACCAGGACCCATCATCGATCCTTCGTCCACAACCCCACAAACACGTGGTCTGTCCAACCTGTCGGCAGCGCCACAGACCAGAGGACCAGTGCAGGGCCCGCCTTCTCTACCTCCCCAGCCTATGATGCAGGCCCTGCCCCCACGTGTGCCCCCGACGTTACCCAGCCACGCGCCACAGCTCGGAGCTCCCTACTCCCTGGGCCCATCAGACTGCACTCCTCAAGTCCCCATCATGACCTCTGTGCCTCCCCCCACTCAgaccccccttccccccacGTCCATCCAGAGCACTGCCCCCATGCTGCAGAACCCTGTACCCATGACCAAA CAGAGAAAGAGCCAGAAAAGGAAAGCAGACACTACAACGCCCACAGCAAACGACCAGTTAAGTGAGTCTTCCCCAGCAGAGTCCAAGTCGGGGAAGACGTTGCCCAGGCGAGAGAGTGCCCGGCCCTCTAAACTGATCAAGAAGGACGCCCCAGACTCCCAGCATCACATGGGCATGGGGATGGGACTGAGTGGACCAAGCGGAGGCCATAGCCCCAAGCCGCAGGATCAGCTGGGATACTGTGCTAGCCTCGTTAGGGACATGCTCTCCAAGAAGCACGCTGCTTACGCCTGGCCGTTCTACAAACCTGTGGACGTGGCTACGCTGGGACTACACGACtaccatgacatcatcaaacaccCCATGGACCTCAGCACCATCAAG GTCAAGCTGGAGAACAGGCAATACAGGGAAGCCCAGGAGTTTGCTGCTGACGTACGGTTAATGTTCTCCAACTGCTACAAGTATAATCCACCAGACCACGAGGTGGTGGCGATGGCACGCAAGCTACAG GATGTCTTTGAGATGCGTTTTGCCAAGATGCCAGATGAACCCGAGAGCAAGCCGCTGGTGTCTGCCCCAGCCCCTACACTCCACCACCCCGCCCCCGTCAAGCCCCTGCCGCCTTTGGGCCGCGTCGCCTCGTCCTCCGACAGCTCCAGTGACTCGTCCTCCGAGTCGGAGTCTTCCACAGACGactctgaggaggagagagcccAGAGGTTGGCAGAGCTCCAGGAGCAG TTGAAGGCTGTCCATGAGCAGCTGGCCGCCCTGTCCCAGCCGCAAGCCAGCAAaccaaagagaaaagagaaggagaagaaagagaagaaaaaagagaagcataagaagaaaggaggaggtatgCCTGGTCTGGTGGATGAGATCCAGGAAGCTACACCGGTTCCGCAGCTCTCTAAGAAGACCAAGACCAGTAACAATAGCAACAAGGAGCTCGTTCCCAAGAAGAAGTCCAG TAAAAAAGAGGGGCTGAAAAACAATCACCCCTCCATCCTGCAGCCTGTTCCCAACCTGGAAGACGACGTGGGGGCAGCTGGGTCATCAGCCACAGGGGAAAAGTGCAAGCCCATGTCCTACGAAGAGAAGAGGCAGCTGAGCCTGGACATCAACAAGCTCCCAGGAGACAAACTGGGCCGTGTGGTGCACATCATCCAGTCCAGAGAGCCCTCGCTCAAGAACTCCAACCCCGATGAGATCGAGATTGACTTTGAGACGCTCAAACCCTCGACGCTGCGCGAGCTGGAGAGATATGTGTCTTCCTGCCTccgaaagaagaagaaggttcCAG TTGAGAAGCCTATGGAGGCCTTGGCTGCCTCCAAAAAGGCTGGTTCCTCTTCAGAGAGCAGTGGCTCCAGCTCAGACAGTGAAGCTGAGGAGACAG gaatggtcccaaagcagcagaagaagaaaggccTGTCtgtgaaggaaggaaagaagacgCATCCTCACATTCAGGGTGGTCCTGCGGTTCAGGCTGGGCTTCATCCCCAAGCTCCGGGCCTCCAGCCCAGCGGTCAGATgaagcagcatcagcagcatcagccGTCTCCTGCAGGCTTCATGGCTCCCCCTGTAGCTGCGCTGGAGTCTTCCCAGATGCTGGAGAATAGCTTCGACTCCCTGCCCCACTTCGGCCAGCCCCTCATGCATCTGCCCCACCACGCGGGCAACTCCTCCTCACCTGCACGCCCCCACCTTAACGCCCACTCTGCTGCTGGCCCAGTGTCCCCCGAGACCCACCCCTTCCTCAACCAGCATCCCGTCCTCCCGTCTCCAG CCTTGCACAATGCCTTGCCTCAGCAGCCTTCTCGGCCCAGTCACAAGGCAGCACCTCTACCTCCCAAACCCCCCCAGCAGCAACCAGCACcgccccagcagcagcccaccctacagcagcagcagcagcagcaacaacagcagctccagccCCAGTCAGCACCCCCACCTCAGCACCAACTCCCCTCTCAcatcctccaccctcctcaGCCCCTGCACCAGCGGCCACTCTCCCCCCCAACACTCACCCCTCAGGGCTTGCTGTCCTCCCAGCCTCCCCAGATGTTGctggaggatgatgaggagccGGGGCCTCCGCTGCCTCTAAGCCACGTACAACTCtacctgcagcagctccagcaagGCCGGCAGCCCCAGCAGCCCATGCAGTCCCTCCAGGCGCAGGCtcgtcagcagcagcagcagcagccgggcCAGGCccctctgctgcagtctgtccaGGTGCAGTCTCAACTCTCCTCCCaaccctccctgcctcctccccaGCTCTCTGTCCAGTCCCAGGCTCAGTCAGCCCCATCGCACCAGGCGCAGCCCCAACAGATGCCCCCGCACCAGGCCCGCCACATGCAGCACActcagcaacagcagcagcaactgaGCTACCCAGGACAGGCTGGTCAGTCCCAGGGATCACAACACAAGGTGTCCATGCCGGCCAGCAAAGCACAGCAGatcatccagcagcagcagcagcagcagccctccCCTCGGCAGATCAAGGCCGACCCTTATAACACAG GTCACCTGAGGGAcaacccctcccctctcatGATGCATTCCCCACAACTACCCCAGTATCCACCTGTGGCTCACCAGTCTCCACCTCACAACATGCAGCCCAAAAAG CAGAGGGCCCCCATGAGCCACGTTGTGTCTAAGGAGGAGAAGCTTCCCCCGTCACCAGTGATGAGAGGGGAGCCCTTCAACCCCGCCATGAGACCAGACCATCACAAACATCCCGACAACAAGCCCTCTCAACCAGGCCACGGCCAACAAA ATGTGAAGCCCATGGACAGCTCGCGGCCTGTCATCCGCTCCTCTGAGCCCAGTGGGCCGCCCTCCTCCCTGCTAGACAAGGATAAGTTCAAGCAGGAGTCCAAGGCACCTGTTGCCCCCAAAAAG gaTGTGAAACTGAAGAACATGGGCTCGTGGGCCAGCCTGGCACATAAGTCCACATCGGCGCCCTCATCTGCGGTGAAGTCGTCGAGTGACAGCTTTGAACAGTTCCGCCGTGCCgccagggagaaggaggagagggagaaggccCTGAAGGCCCAGGCCGAGCAGGCGGAGAAAGACCGGCTAcgcagagagcaggagaaactACG GGGCCGGGATGAAGAGGACGTCATGGAGCCGAGCAGAAGGGTGCACGAGGAGCCCCGCAGGCGGCTGGAGCAGCAGCACATCCAAGCCCCttcgcagcagcagcagcagcagcagcagcagcagcaggagcccCCGCCCGCCGCTGTCCAGcagcccccccagccccccacaCCGCCTCAGCCCGCCGCACAGAACCCGCTCGACCAACAGAGGGAGCTAGCGCGCCGccgggagcaggagaggaggaggcgagaAGCG aTGGCAGCAACGATTGACATGAATTTCCAAAGTGACTTAATGGCTATCTTTGAAGAGAATCTGTTTTGA
- the brd4 gene encoding bromodomain-containing protein 4 isoform X4, with protein MGDGLDAAQMSGSSSSQGQPPTQPHSSATLIVPEYINTNRPKRQTNQLQYLLKVVLKSLWKHQFSWPFQSPVDAAKLNLPDYYTIIKCPMDMGTIKKRLENSYYWNAQECIQDFSTMFTNCYIYNKPGDDIVLMAEALEKLFLQKVSEMPEQETEIVVMTGKGRGRGRREGGLNLKPGPIIDPSSTTPQTRGLSNLSAAPQTRGPVQGPPSLPPQPMMQALPPRVPPTLPSHAPQLGAPYSLGPSDCTPQVPIMTSVPPPTQTPLPPTSIQSTAPMLQNPVPMTKQRKSQKRKADTTTPTANDQLSESSPAESKSGKTLPRRESARPSKLIKKDAPDSQHHMGMGMGLSGPSGGHSPKPQDQLGYCASLVRDMLSKKHAAYAWPFYKPVDVATLGLHDYHDIIKHPMDLSTIKVKLENRQYREAQEFAADVRLMFSNCYKYNPPDHEVVAMARKLQDVFEMRFAKMPDEPESKPLVSAPAPTLHHPAPVKPLPPLGRVASSSDSSSDSSSESESSTDDSEEERAQRLAELQEQLKAVHEQLAALSQPQASKPKRKEKEKKEKKKEKHKKKGGGMPGLVDEIQEATPVPQLSKKTKTSNNSNKELVPKKKSSKKEGLKNNHPSILQPVPNLEDDVGAAGSSATGEKCKPMSYEEKRQLSLDINKLPGDKLGRVVHIIQSREPSLKNSNPDEIEIDFETLKPSTLRELERYVSSCLRKKKKVPVEKPMEALAASKKAGSSSESSGSSSDSEAEETGMVPKQQKKKGLSVKEGKKTHPHIQGGPAVQAGLHPQAPGLQPSGQMKQHQQHQPSPAGFMAPPVAALESSQMLENSFDSLPHFGQPLMHLPHHAGNSSSPARPHLNAHSAAGPVSPETHPFLNQHPVLPSPALHNALPQQPSRPSHKAAPLPPKPPQQQPAPPQQQPTLQQQQQQQQQQLQPQSAPPPQHQLPSHILHPPQPLHQRPLSPPTLTPQGLLSSQPPQMLLEDDEEPGPPLPLSHVQLYLQQLQQGRQPQQPMQSLQAQARQQQQQQPGQAPLLQSVQVQSQLSSQPSLPPPQLSVQSQAQSAPSHQAQPQQMPPHQARHMQHTQQQQQQLSYPGQAGQSQGSQHKVSMPASKAQQIIQQQQQQQPSPRQIKADPYNTGHLRDNPSPLMMHSPQLPQYPPVAHQSPPHNMQPKKQRAPMSHVVSKEEKLPPSPVMRGEPFNPAMRPDHHKHPDNKPSQPGHGQQNVKPMDSSRPVIRSSEPSGPPSSLLDKDKFKQESKAPVAPKKVQVGARDVKLKNMGSWASLAHKSTSAPSSAVKSSSDSFEQFRRAAREKEEREKALKAQAEQAEKDRLRREQEKLRGRDEEDVMEPSRRVHEEPRRRLEQQHIQAPSQQQQQQQQQQQEPPPAAVQQPPQPPTPPQPAAQNPLDQQRELARRREQERRRREAMAATIDMNFQSDLMAIFEENLF; from the exons ATGGGGGACGGCCTGGACGCTGCGCAGAtgtcaggcagcagcagcagccaggggCAGCCCCCCACCCAGCCCCACAGCAGCGCTACCCTCATAGTCCCAGAGTACATCAACACCAACCGGCCCAAGCGCCAGACCAATCAGCTGCAGTACCTGCTCAAAGTGGTGCTGAAGTCCCTCTGGAAGCACCAGTTTTCCTGGCCCTTCCAGTCACCAGTGGACGCAGCCAAGCTTAACCTGCCT GACTATTACACAATAATCAAATGTCCTATGGACATGGGAACAATCAAGAAAAGGCTTGAGAACAGTTACTACTGGAATGCCCAAGAATGTATCCAAGACTTCAGCACGATGTTTACCAACTGCTACATATACAACAAG CCTGGAGATGACATAGTCTTAATGGCTGAGGCACTGGAGAAGCTTTTCCTCCAAAAGGTCTCAGAAATGCCTGAGCAAGAGACTGAGATTGTTGTCATGACAGGCAAGGGACGTGGCCGGGGCCGGCGGGAAGGAG GTCTGAACTTGAAACCAGGACCCATCATCGATCCTTCGTCCACAACCCCACAAACACGTGGTCTGTCCAACCTGTCGGCAGCGCCACAGACCAGAGGACCAGTGCAGGGCCCGCCTTCTCTACCTCCCCAGCCTATGATGCAGGCCCTGCCCCCACGTGTGCCCCCGACGTTACCCAGCCACGCGCCACAGCTCGGAGCTCCCTACTCCCTGGGCCCATCAGACTGCACTCCTCAAGTCCCCATCATGACCTCTGTGCCTCCCCCCACTCAgaccccccttccccccacGTCCATCCAGAGCACTGCCCCCATGCTGCAGAACCCTGTACCCATGACCAAA CAGAGAAAGAGCCAGAAAAGGAAAGCAGACACTACAACGCCCACAGCAAACGACCAGTTAAGTGAGTCTTCCCCAGCAGAGTCCAAGTCGGGGAAGACGTTGCCCAGGCGAGAGAGTGCCCGGCCCTCTAAACTGATCAAGAAGGACGCCCCAGACTCCCAGCATCACATGGGCATGGGGATGGGACTGAGTGGACCAAGCGGAGGCCATAGCCCCAAGCCGCAGGATCAGCTGGGATACTGTGCTAGCCTCGTTAGGGACATGCTCTCCAAGAAGCACGCTGCTTACGCCTGGCCGTTCTACAAACCTGTGGACGTGGCTACGCTGGGACTACACGACtaccatgacatcatcaaacaccCCATGGACCTCAGCACCATCAAG GTCAAGCTGGAGAACAGGCAATACAGGGAAGCCCAGGAGTTTGCTGCTGACGTACGGTTAATGTTCTCCAACTGCTACAAGTATAATCCACCAGACCACGAGGTGGTGGCGATGGCACGCAAGCTACAG GATGTCTTTGAGATGCGTTTTGCCAAGATGCCAGATGAACCCGAGAGCAAGCCGCTGGTGTCTGCCCCAGCCCCTACACTCCACCACCCCGCCCCCGTCAAGCCCCTGCCGCCTTTGGGCCGCGTCGCCTCGTCCTCCGACAGCTCCAGTGACTCGTCCTCCGAGTCGGAGTCTTCCACAGACGactctgaggaggagagagcccAGAGGTTGGCAGAGCTCCAGGAGCAG TTGAAGGCTGTCCATGAGCAGCTGGCCGCCCTGTCCCAGCCGCAAGCCAGCAAaccaaagagaaaagagaaggagaagaaagagaagaaaaaagagaagcataagaagaaaggaggaggtatgCCTGGTCTGGTGGATGAGATCCAGGAAGCTACACCGGTTCCGCAGCTCTCTAAGAAGACCAAGACCAGTAACAATAGCAACAAGGAGCTCGTTCCCAAGAAGAAGTCCAG TAAAAAAGAGGGGCTGAAAAACAATCACCCCTCCATCCTGCAGCCTGTTCCCAACCTGGAAGACGACGTGGGGGCAGCTGGGTCATCAGCCACAGGGGAAAAGTGCAAGCCCATGTCCTACGAAGAGAAGAGGCAGCTGAGCCTGGACATCAACAAGCTCCCAGGAGACAAACTGGGCCGTGTGGTGCACATCATCCAGTCCAGAGAGCCCTCGCTCAAGAACTCCAACCCCGATGAGATCGAGATTGACTTTGAGACGCTCAAACCCTCGACGCTGCGCGAGCTGGAGAGATATGTGTCTTCCTGCCTccgaaagaagaagaaggttcCAG TTGAGAAGCCTATGGAGGCCTTGGCTGCCTCCAAAAAGGCTGGTTCCTCTTCAGAGAGCAGTGGCTCCAGCTCAGACAGTGAAGCTGAGGAGACAG gaatggtcccaaagcagcagaagaagaaaggccTGTCtgtgaaggaaggaaagaagacgCATCCTCACATTCAGGGTGGTCCTGCGGTTCAGGCTGGGCTTCATCCCCAAGCTCCGGGCCTCCAGCCCAGCGGTCAGATgaagcagcatcagcagcatcagccGTCTCCTGCAGGCTTCATGGCTCCCCCTGTAGCTGCGCTGGAGTCTTCCCAGATGCTGGAGAATAGCTTCGACTCCCTGCCCCACTTCGGCCAGCCCCTCATGCATCTGCCCCACCACGCGGGCAACTCCTCCTCACCTGCACGCCCCCACCTTAACGCCCACTCTGCTGCTGGCCCAGTGTCCCCCGAGACCCACCCCTTCCTCAACCAGCATCCCGTCCTCCCGTCTCCAG CCTTGCACAATGCCTTGCCTCAGCAGCCTTCTCGGCCCAGTCACAAGGCAGCACCTCTACCTCCCAAACCCCCCCAGCAGCAACCAGCACcgccccagcagcagcccaccctacagcagcagcagcagcagcaacaacagcagctccagccCCAGTCAGCACCCCCACCTCAGCACCAACTCCCCTCTCAcatcctccaccctcctcaGCCCCTGCACCAGCGGCCACTCTCCCCCCCAACACTCACCCCTCAGGGCTTGCTGTCCTCCCAGCCTCCCCAGATGTTGctggaggatgatgaggagccGGGGCCTCCGCTGCCTCTAAGCCACGTACAACTCtacctgcagcagctccagcaagGCCGGCAGCCCCAGCAGCCCATGCAGTCCCTCCAGGCGCAGGCtcgtcagcagcagcagcagcagccgggcCAGGCccctctgctgcagtctgtccaGGTGCAGTCTCAACTCTCCTCCCaaccctccctgcctcctccccaGCTCTCTGTCCAGTCCCAGGCTCAGTCAGCCCCATCGCACCAGGCGCAGCCCCAACAGATGCCCCCGCACCAGGCCCGCCACATGCAGCACActcagcaacagcagcagcaactgaGCTACCCAGGACAGGCTGGTCAGTCCCAGGGATCACAACACAAGGTGTCCATGCCGGCCAGCAAAGCACAGCAGatcatccagcagcagcagcagcagcagccctccCCTCGGCAGATCAAGGCCGACCCTTATAACACAG GTCACCTGAGGGAcaacccctcccctctcatGATGCATTCCCCACAACTACCCCAGTATCCACCTGTGGCTCACCAGTCTCCACCTCACAACATGCAGCCCAAAAAG CAGAGGGCCCCCATGAGCCACGTTGTGTCTAAGGAGGAGAAGCTTCCCCCGTCACCAGTGATGAGAGGGGAGCCCTTCAACCCCGCCATGAGACCAGACCATCACAAACATCCCGACAACAAGCCCTCTCAACCAGGCCACGGCCAACAAA ATGTGAAGCCCATGGACAGCTCGCGGCCTGTCATCCGCTCCTCTGAGCCCAGTGGGCCGCCCTCCTCCCTGCTAGACAAGGATAAGTTCAAGCAGGAGTCCAAGGCACCTGTTGCCCCCAAAAAGGTACAGGTGGGTGCAAgg gaTGTGAAACTGAAGAACATGGGCTCGTGGGCCAGCCTGGCACATAAGTCCACATCGGCGCCCTCATCTGCGGTGAAGTCGTCGAGTGACAGCTTTGAACAGTTCCGCCGTGCCgccagggagaaggaggagagggagaaggccCTGAAGGCCCAGGCCGAGCAGGCGGAGAAAGACCGGCTAcgcagagagcaggagaaactACG GGGCCGGGATGAAGAGGACGTCATGGAGCCGAGCAGAAGGGTGCACGAGGAGCCCCGCAGGCGGCTGGAGCAGCAGCACATCCAAGCCCCttcgcagcagcagcagcagcagcagcagcagcagcaggagcccCCGCCCGCCGCTGTCCAGcagcccccccagccccccacaCCGCCTCAGCCCGCCGCACAGAACCCGCTCGACCAACAGAGGGAGCTAGCGCGCCGccgggagcaggagaggaggaggcgagaAGCG aTGGCAGCAACGATTGACATGAATTTCCAAAGTGACTTAATGGCTATCTTTGAAGAGAATCTGTTTTGA